In the Alkaliphilus oremlandii OhILAs genome, one interval contains:
- a CDS encoding DUF5698 domain-containing protein: MTKEIIFSLAGLFLITALTNVLATLKTMLMSKNIMNPVYILVFIDSMIFATIVSKVTSSNGMHFTIAYALGRTAGVVIGGTIEKRLALGILEVDLFLNHKNKMMEVAEKLRTEGYTVNNFRAQGNNEDTRYKVEVVIKRKEFHVFQDILDECGVSNPTLKIKNLSKVNGKITTTRVQTT; the protein is encoded by the coding sequence ATGACAAAAGAAATTATATTTTCACTTGCAGGTTTATTTTTAATAACTGCGTTAACGAATGTATTAGCAACACTAAAAACCATGCTGATGTCAAAAAACATTATGAACCCAGTGTATATTTTAGTATTTATAGACTCTATGATTTTTGCCACAATTGTAAGTAAAGTGACGAGTTCTAATGGAATGCATTTTACGATTGCCTATGCTTTAGGGAGAACAGCAGGCGTAGTTATTGGCGGCACAATTGAGAAGCGGTTAGCTTTAGGAATTTTGGAAGTTGATTTGTTTTTAAATCATAAAAATAAAATGATGGAAGTTGCGGAAAAGCTTAGAACAGAAGGGTATACAGTTAATAATTTCCGTGCTCAAGGTAACAATGAAGATACAAGATACAAAGTTGAAGTTGTTATTAAGAGAAAAGAGTTTCATGTTTTTCAGGACATTTTAGACGAATGTGGTGTAAGTAACCCCACACTTAAAATTAAAAACCTAAGTAAAGTCAATGGAAAGATTACAACAACAAGAGTTCAAACAACATAA
- a CDS encoding M42 family metallopeptidase: MEISINKEYVLEKAKQLLELDSPSGFCFEIMERIGTWVEAFGYNFETTNKGCGIVTIPGESNERVIGLSAHVDTLGAMVRSITSSGTLRFTLIGGPIVPTLDAEYCKIRTRDGKIYTGTFLSTSPSSHVFEDSSSKKRDADNMEIRIDEVVKCKEDVEKLGISVGDFVFIDAKTTITESGFIKSRFIDDKGSVACLISLLELMKRENIVPKYTTKILISTYEEVGHGASYIPADITEMIAVDMGCIGSDLSCSEYDVSICAKDSGGPYDYHMTTDLIHLAKENNVNFAVDIYPMYGSDVVAALRGGNNIRGALIGPGVHASHGMERTHYTALENTIKLLYLYLTK, translated from the coding sequence ATGGAAATTTCAATTAATAAAGAGTACGTACTTGAAAAGGCAAAACAATTACTAGAACTGGATAGTCCCAGTGGATTTTGCTTTGAAATTATGGAGCGAATTGGCACATGGGTAGAGGCGTTTGGATACAATTTTGAAACCACCAATAAGGGATGCGGAATAGTGACAATACCTGGAGAAAGTAATGAGAGGGTCATTGGTTTGTCTGCTCATGTGGATACTTTAGGAGCTATGGTTCGGTCTATTACCAGTAGTGGAACGTTGCGGTTTACCTTAATAGGAGGACCTATCGTACCAACTTTAGATGCTGAGTATTGTAAGATTAGAACAAGGGATGGGAAAATATATACAGGGACATTTCTAAGCACAAGTCCTTCTTCCCACGTATTTGAAGATAGTTCCTCTAAAAAACGAGATGCAGACAATATGGAAATACGAATCGATGAGGTGGTAAAGTGTAAAGAGGATGTAGAAAAGTTAGGGATTTCTGTTGGAGACTTTGTATTTATCGATGCGAAAACTACCATCACTGAAAGCGGATTTATAAAGTCTAGATTCATAGATGATAAGGGTAGTGTCGCGTGCTTAATTTCACTATTAGAACTTATGAAAAGAGAAAATATCGTTCCAAAGTATACAACCAAGATATTGATTTCTACATATGAGGAGGTTGGACACGGTGCATCTTATATACCAGCAGATATCACTGAAATGATCGCTGTGGATATGGGGTGTATAGGCAGTGATCTTAGCTGCAGTGAATACGATGTTTCCATATGTGCCAAAGACTCAGGGGGACCCTATGATTATCATATGACAACGGACTTAATACATTTAGCAAAAGAAAACAATGTCAATTTTGCAGTAGATATTTATCCAATGTATGGCTCCGACGTGGTAGCAGCTTTAAGAGGTGGAAACAATATCAGAGGGGCCTTAATAGGCCCAGGAGTCCATGCCTCTCATGGTATGGAAAGAACCCACTATACAGCTCTTGAAAACACAATTAAATTGCTGTATTTATATTTAACAAAGTAA
- a CDS encoding TetR/AcrR family transcriptional regulator → MRELTSIEEKILDKTLYLIGKTGSFNVSIRAIAKEAGVNVSAINYYFRTKEEMLRHVKEFYIDNTISAYSVLDHHEYDDEEKLILLANEIMEYALKYPGIFTILKESMREKSTDETSAKIVEVTDAMNAKMDQVLSTVFHQNGATFEYNKIIFLSSILHPSSTSDLANFDQDIINNKEQRLKYIAYIIKILKGE, encoded by the coding sequence ATGCGGGAGCTAACAAGTATCGAGGAAAAAATTTTAGACAAGACTCTATATCTAATCGGTAAAACTGGTTCTTTTAATGTTTCCATAAGAGCCATAGCTAAGGAAGCCGGTGTAAATGTAAGTGCAATAAACTATTATTTCCGTACGAAGGAAGAGATGCTGCGTCATGTAAAGGAATTCTATATAGACAATACGATTTCAGCCTATTCTGTATTAGATCATCATGAATATGATGATGAAGAAAAGCTTATTTTACTTGCAAATGAAATCATGGAATATGCATTAAAATATCCTGGAATTTTTACAATTTTAAAAGAATCAATGCGGGAAAAGTCAACGGACGAGACCTCAGCTAAAATAGTTGAAGTGACTGATGCTATGAATGCAAAAATGGATCAGGTTTTATCGACGGTCTTTCATCAGAATGGCGCTACATTCGAATATAATAAAATAATTTTTTTATCTTCAATTTTACATCCATCAAGTACTTCTGACCTAGCTAATTTTGATCAAGATATTATAAATAATAAAGAGCAAAGATTAAAGTATATTGCTTACATAATAAAAATATTAAAAGGTGAATAA